The sequence GTCCCCTGCCATTTGCCAAATTCTGACCGGTTCAGTGCCTGATGGGTGTGTGGTTCGATCTTTCCAGTAAACGAAGTCTGACGGGAGTCCCACAGCAATACGGTTCCATCTTCGGAGGCGGTGGCTATCTTTTCGGCACATCCCGACACACAGTGGATGTAATCCTTGTGACCCTGGTACTGACGAATGACTCGGCCATCCTCCAGGGAAACGGCATACATGACATTATCTCCACAACCGGCGTACAGCACCTCGTTGGTCTTATCCAGCCAGAGATAGTTTACCTCGTTGATGTCGGTGTATtcagcagaagctggaagctttaCGGTCCACGATTTTTTACCGATTGTTCCGTTTTTACCATTCCACTGGTAGCCGCAAATTTCCCCGTTGAGGCCAACGATCAGAAAGTCCTTGTGGAACGAGAGGCTGTAGACTTGACATTTTTCCGGCAACGGAAACACCAGCTGGGGGTCCGTGGGTAATTTATCGAGGTCACTGGTAACGTTCTCCGAACAGGAAACGATTCGATCGATGCTAGAAGGTATATGGATCCCGATTACGAGCCGGCTTTTAGTGTTATAATAATCTGACTTACCTGTAAACTAAAATCTCTCCGAAATTgcttccacaaaataaatacttgCCATCACTGGAGATAGTTTGGGAAAGAATAGTGGTATAAAAGCATTTTTTAACGTCGACCATTGCGTTTTTATTTAGGTATTTATTaacttaaaattaataaaatgtcTTGAAATATGAGAAGCCGATTCGGTTGTTGTCGTTCCTGTGCGTTTGTCTCGTAAATAAGTATGTATAACAGATATTATTTATGTATAACAAATAAACCCTTTAGAAAGGTCTTCGCCGTCCTCGCCGCATctgtacacggacagataaatcaacccaaattttgagttcaatatacgcactattgagaatatcgcagaaaaaaattacccaaatttgggtagttttccctttctttcccatgattgctatcaaaactagagcaagatgcaaactcctcaccgaggttgctcagcccaataacccaaatttgagtaaattcattattctctattttggtttgatcaaggtccgctttggataaattaaactcagctttgggtaaattgtttacatgggattaaaggcaaactacctagtgccagaaaagtcattttactcaaatttgaattattggcccaaaccacggttttgagtgcaaacaacccacttttgggtagttttggttttcagtgtaagTTTTTATGTCAGTTGCCAAAAGCCGGTGGTTTGTTTGTATGTCAGTTACCTAATGATTGACAGCCCACAAGCGCACAACATAAAGCCGATTTCACTCTCACTTCGTTGTTGAGAACTTCCACGCAGTTTCgtgatttttctaaaaattgctgcaaaatgtcgtttgattcaattccgaaggatttgcgTGGACTACGGGCTTGCTTGGTATGTTCACTGGTAAAGGTAAGTGGtaatttgattttaaacaaaaaagCCGGATTGGCTTGAAAACAATGCTACCTTTGCTTTTCAGACATTCGATCAATTTGAGTTTGATGGGTGcgaaaattgcgaagaattcctccggatgaaGAACAACAAGGACCAAGTTTACGACTGTACCAGCAACAACTTCGATGGGTGAGTGAATTGTCATATTTACTGGATTACATTCTTGCAATACTATTTAATGTTATTGATCTTAACAGAATGATCGCTGTTATGCACCCGGATGATAGTTGGGTTTGCAAATGGCAGAGAATtagtgagtattttttttttattaagatAGACATTTTTAGATTTAAAATGAATGTATTTCTTTATCGCAGAtcgttttactaaaggaatctATGCTATATCTGTTTCTGGGCGTTTGCCCAACGGTATTATCCGAGACATGAAGAACAGAGGCATTCCATACCGACCCAGAGATACCAGTCAGCGGTAATCGAGAATGATTTGCAGTTACACAGGTATTTTTAAGCACCCTTTATTCAATATACTGACAAACTTTTTATGATTCTACCTGCTTTAAGTTTAGTGAATGCCGAAATGAACTTATTCTTCCTGAAGTAGGTTTGATAAACTTCTTTCCTGAAGTCAACTTACAAATGATGAATTTGTATTCCCAAAATATATCCTCGTGTCACCGCATAAGAACAACTCTCGCGCTTAGAACaatcataagggcgtaactgtaATGATCGATTTCTCGCAAATCGTTCAATGCAGATAAACCTCTATGATTTTTAGCGTGAGAAATTGATCTAATATATTCAATCCTGAAGTCCCTTACTCCAAGAATATTAATATTAAGCATCAATGTTTTGGAAAGTGTGCACAGAACATTGTCATAGGACTGTAATGCGAATAGTGACATTACAGTAACTGACTTGAAGATAGATATTCATTAGTACATGCGATGCGGCTAACTAGTTATAAAAGCCACATGTTACAAATAAAAATCgataatacagtcgactctctacatctcgatatctctccctatgtcgatggtttcctcagtcccttcaatctacatacattggggctttctacatctcgataacctctctatctcgatatctctctacctcgatgggttctgatcatattttgttcatgaTTCGCTGtctttatgtcgatatgttcaaatttttaggctactagaccatctttggacaataataaacacatcaacaacagaaaacgacatttgttttgttgttgtttttcatagcaacgagctttttcggatctagtacccatttcaattttccttccattcctcgatctttccctatctcgatggtcccttcaatatcgagatgtggagaggcg comes from Armigeres subalbatus isolate Guangzhou_Male chromosome 2, GZ_Asu_2, whole genome shotgun sequence and encodes:
- the LOC134214443 gene encoding THO complex subunit 6: MVDVKKCFYTTILSQTISSDGKYLFCGSNFGEILVYSIDRIVSCSENVTSDLDKLPTDPQLVFPLPEKCQVYSLSFHKDFLIVGLNGEICGYQWNGKNGTIGKKSWTVKLPASAEYTDINEVNYLWLDKTNEVLYAGCGDNVMYAVSLEDGRVIRQYQGHKDYIHCVSGCAEKIATASEDGTVLLWDSRQTSFTGKIEPHTHQALNRSEFGKWQGTVSITEDWLVCGGGPRFSLWHLRSLECTTDFAFPNRLHVSGFIDDAIYAGGDFKNLYQYSFNGDVMAEIPLSTPAVYSVVQQLEPNRIMAIAGAASQIDVCTNFSYRDIVLNAYKK
- the LOC134208725 gene encoding transcription elongation factor SPT4 → MSFDSIPKDLRGLRACLVCSLVKTFDQFEFDGCENCEEFLRMKNNKDQVYDCTSNNFDGMIAVMHPDDSWVCKWQRINRFTKGIYAISVSGRLPNGIIRDMKNRGIPYRPRDTSQR